A single region of the Pontimicrobium sp. SW4 genome encodes:
- a CDS encoding nitronate monooxygenase, producing MNRITHLFNIQYPIVQAGMIWNSGWRLASAASNSGILGLIGAGSMYPEVLREHIQKCKKATEKPFGVNVPMLYPNIEDIMNIIVEEGVEIVFTSAGNPKTWTKWLQDKGITVVHVVSSVKFALKAQEAGVDAIVAEGFEAGGHNGRDETTTLTLIPMVKEQITIPLIAAGGIATGRAMLATMILGADGVQIGSRFVASEESSAHQAFKQVVVDAKEGDTQLTLKELAPVRLIKNKFFNEVQELYKTSPTPEQLKELLGRARAKRGMFEGDLNDGELEIGQIAGLIHDIKPVADIVNEIVAEFETAKKEVTSL from the coding sequence ATGAATAGAATAACACATCTTTTTAATATTCAATATCCAATTGTTCAAGCAGGAATGATTTGGAATAGTGGTTGGCGATTAGCCTCTGCTGCAAGTAATTCAGGAATTTTAGGACTCATTGGCGCTGGAAGTATGTATCCAGAGGTGTTAAGAGAACACATTCAAAAATGTAAAAAAGCCACTGAGAAACCGTTTGGTGTAAATGTCCCTATGTTATACCCAAACATTGAAGACATCATGAACATTATTGTGGAAGAAGGTGTAGAAATCGTTTTTACTTCTGCTGGAAATCCAAAAACCTGGACCAAATGGTTGCAAGACAAAGGCATTACGGTTGTGCATGTAGTGAGTAGTGTAAAGTTTGCGTTAAAAGCACAAGAAGCTGGAGTAGATGCTATTGTTGCTGAGGGTTTTGAAGCTGGAGGACATAATGGTAGAGATGAAACCACCACGCTTACATTAATTCCAATGGTGAAAGAGCAAATTACAATTCCATTAATAGCAGCTGGAGGCATTGCAACTGGAAGAGCCATGTTAGCAACTATGATTTTAGGAGCCGATGGTGTCCAAATTGGGAGTCGTTTTGTAGCTAGTGAAGAAAGCTCTGCGCATCAAGCGTTTAAGCAAGTTGTGGTTGATGCTAAAGAAGGTGATACACAGTTAACTTTAAAAGAATTAGCACCAGTAAGATTGATTAAAAATAAATTCTTTAACGAGGTACAAGAATTGTATAAAACGTCGCCAACACCAGAACAACTTAAAGAATTATTGGGTAGAGCTAGAGCTAAGCGAGGCATGTTTGAAGGCGATTTGAACGATGGTGAACTCGAAATAGGGCAAATAGCTGGATTGATACACGATATAAAACCTGTTGCAGACATTGTTAATGAAATTGTTGCTGAGTTTGAAACTGCCAAAAAAGAAGTGACGAGTTTATAA
- a CDS encoding NAD(P)/FAD-dependent oxidoreductase codes for MKETAIIIGAGPAGLTAAYELVTRTNVKPVVLEQSDKIGGISRTEVYKGNRIDIGGHRFFSKSKVVMDWWQHILPVQGYPSKDELDIKDPNSQKQVTQRLSASGPNPEHTDRVMLIRNRLSRIFFMRKFFNYPITLNWETIASLGFFKIVKIGWTYFYIQIVPPKNIDSLEDFLISRFGKELYETFFKDYTEKVWGVPCSKISAEWGAQRIKGLSVTKTILHAIKAIFVKDKSINQESTETSLIEQFMYPKLGPGQLWETVTKIIEEKGGEVVFNAKVDKLKTKDHLITEVSYVNQSTNSRKIINGDYVFSSMPVRHLVGSLGSIVPENVKQVGEGLLYRDFITVGLLLDKLKITDANNKLISDNWIYIQENDVKLGRVQIFNNWSPYLLEDYKKVWIGLEYFCNKGDFLWEMDDEKFIQFAIEELHKIDIINKEDVLDSTIIKVPKAYPAYFGTYSRFEEIKAYTNSFENLFLVGRNGMHKYNNQDHSMLTAITAVNNIISGTTSKDNIWNINVEEEYHEEK; via the coding sequence TTGAAAGAAACAGCAATTATTATTGGTGCAGGACCAGCAGGATTAACAGCAGCTTATGAGTTGGTGACTAGAACAAATGTTAAACCTGTAGTTTTAGAGCAATCCGATAAAATTGGTGGAATTTCGAGAACAGAAGTTTATAAAGGGAATCGAATTGATATAGGTGGGCATCGCTTTTTTTCAAAATCTAAAGTGGTTATGGATTGGTGGCAACATATTTTACCAGTTCAAGGATATCCTTCTAAAGACGAGTTGGATATTAAAGACCCAAATTCACAAAAACAAGTTACGCAAAGACTTAGTGCTTCTGGTCCAAATCCTGAGCATACAGATCGAGTGATGCTTATTAGAAATAGGTTATCTAGGATTTTCTTTATGCGCAAATTTTTTAACTATCCTATTACTCTTAATTGGGAAACGATTGCATCATTAGGTTTTTTTAAGATTGTTAAAATTGGTTGGACGTATTTTTATATTCAAATAGTTCCTCCAAAAAACATAGATTCCTTAGAAGATTTTCTTATTAGCCGATTTGGAAAAGAGTTGTATGAAACGTTCTTTAAGGATTATACAGAAAAGGTTTGGGGTGTACCATGCTCAAAAATATCAGCAGAATGGGGCGCACAACGCATAAAAGGACTGTCCGTTACCAAGACCATATTACACGCCATTAAAGCCATATTTGTAAAAGATAAATCAATTAATCAAGAAAGTACTGAAACAAGCTTGATTGAGCAATTTATGTATCCAAAACTAGGTCCGGGACAATTATGGGAAACGGTTACTAAAATAATTGAAGAAAAGGGAGGGGAAGTTGTTTTTAATGCTAAAGTTGACAAATTAAAAACAAAAGATCATCTAATAACTGAAGTGAGTTATGTAAATCAAAGCACAAACAGCCGTAAAATTATAAATGGCGATTATGTGTTTTCTAGTATGCCAGTAAGACATCTTGTTGGGTCTTTAGGTAGTATTGTGCCAGAAAATGTTAAACAAGTTGGTGAAGGCTTATTGTATAGAGATTTTATTACTGTTGGTTTATTGCTTGACAAATTAAAAATAACGGATGCTAACAATAAATTAATTTCAGATAATTGGATATATATTCAAGAGAATGATGTAAAACTAGGTAGAGTACAAATTTTTAATAATTGGTCGCCTTACCTTTTAGAAGATTATAAAAAAGTATGGATTGGATTGGAATATTTCTGTAATAAAGGTGACTTTTTATGGGAAATGGATGATGAGAAATTCATACAATTCGCAATTGAGGAACTACATAAGATTGATATTATAAACAAAGAAGATGTCTTAGATAGTACCATCATAAAAGTGCCTAAAGCATATCCAGCTTATTTTGGAACCTATTCGAGGTTTGAGGAAATAAAAGCGTATACCAATTCTTTTGAAAACTTATTTTTAGTTGGAAGAAATGGAATGCACAAGTACAACAATCAAGACCATTCTATGTTAACAGCTATTACTGCTGTTAATAATATTATTTCGGGGACAACATCCAAAGACAATATTTGGAACATTAATGTTGAAGAAGAATACCATGAAGAAAAGTGA
- a CDS encoding glycosyltransferase family 39 protein gives MKKSDTFSLIKNFKFAILFVAGVFILASAFPFKLYDESIWSYIGWLWSNQGIPPYIGIVENKTPGIFMLFALANKFSVDTIFIVRTLGVLFSLGTTILVYEIGKRLVDKATGIISIYIFGLTYSWSLLDGFAFAQTEIFMIFFSTLAFYFLINKSNSFSYKWLILSGLSLGLAIMFKQIAITTALALVIVFLILNTNYTNRQRIKGIGFIGIGVLLSTLFSYSILYMFDVTFLEYINGAWKILLNSGSKIESVNTHFSNFIKVFFYSKFILFLPILVLFFMNKKICSKTMYLFLGTWFIFDFIGVNASGYYYGHQIKQLLPSLSLIIAIVVSFHINKYSANLKKYASHQSSLSILVLIIFLFPYKQLYVNANSLINYSTYNKVYINEASNWLKSNTDNDDFIYALGADQELIFILDQTQRKSSSKYFNSIFIKEDLQRNLVLNDIKQNSPKFILKHGSLKNVEEIYGLEFNMYMKSNYTFLKSFDDVEIYKIK, from the coding sequence ATGAAGAAAAGTGATACTTTTTCATTAATTAAGAATTTTAAATTTGCAATTTTATTTGTTGCTGGAGTTTTTATTCTTGCATCTGCATTCCCTTTTAAACTATATGATGAGTCTATATGGAGTTATATTGGATGGCTTTGGAGTAATCAAGGAATTCCACCATATATTGGAATTGTTGAAAACAAAACTCCAGGAATATTTATGCTGTTTGCATTAGCTAATAAATTTAGTGTTGACACTATTTTTATTGTTAGAACCCTTGGTGTATTATTTAGTTTGGGCACTACTATTTTAGTTTATGAAATTGGTAAAAGGTTGGTTGATAAAGCAACTGGAATAATAAGTATTTATATATTTGGATTAACTTATAGTTGGTCTTTGCTTGATGGTTTTGCTTTTGCACAAACAGAAATATTTATGATATTTTTTTCAACATTAGCTTTTTATTTTCTTATCAATAAAAGCAATAGTTTTAGCTATAAATGGCTGATTTTATCAGGACTAAGTTTAGGGTTAGCTATAATGTTTAAGCAAATTGCTATTACAACTGCCTTAGCATTGGTAATTGTTTTTCTTATTTTGAATACAAATTATACCAATAGACAAAGAATCAAAGGTATTGGTTTTATAGGTATTGGTGTATTATTATCAACTCTTTTTTCTTATTCTATACTCTATATGTTTGATGTTACTTTTTTAGAGTATATAAATGGTGCTTGGAAAATTTTACTTAATTCTGGTTCGAAAATTGAAAGTGTAAACACTCATTTTTCTAATTTTATTAAAGTGTTTTTCTATTCGAAATTTATTTTGTTTTTACCAATTTTGGTATTGTTTTTTATGAATAAGAAAATATGTTCTAAAACAATGTATTTGTTTTTAGGAACGTGGTTTATTTTTGATTTTATAGGTGTTAACGCTTCAGGATATTATTATGGACATCAAATAAAGCAATTATTACCATCATTATCTTTAATTATTGCCATTGTAGTTTCTTTCCATATCAATAAGTATTCAGCCAACTTGAAGAAGTATGCTAGTCATCAAAGTAGTTTGTCTATATTAGTTTTAATTATTTTTCTATTTCCTTACAAGCAGTTATATGTTAACGCCAATTCATTGATAAATTATTCAACATATAATAAGGTTTATATTAATGAAGCTAGTAATTGGCTTAAGAGTAATACTGATAATGATGATTTTATTTATGCTTTAGGGGCAGATCAAGAGTTGATTTTTATTTTAGACCAAACACAAAGAAAATCTTCTAGTAAATATTTTAACTCAATTTTTATTAAGGAAGATTTGCAAAGAAATTTGGTACTAAATGATATCAAGCAAAACTCTCCAAAATTTATTTTAAAGCATGGTTCTTTAAAAAATGTAGAAGAAATCTATGGGCTAGAGTTTAATATGTATATGAAATCTAATTACACTTTCCTAAAGAGTTTCGATGATGTCGAAATTTATAAAATTAAGTAA
- a CDS encoding DUF368 domain-containing protein encodes MQRRFLDYLIISLKGLAMGAADAVPGVSGGTIAFISGIYEELINTISGVNFSLITTLRKQGFKAFWKQLNGNFITALLIGIVISFVSFMKLAKYLIEYHPILIWSFFFGLIVASIYFVGKQITNWNIATVLMILIGTAIAYYITIIPASDVNDSPYFLFFAGALAICAMILPGISGSFILVILGAYKTLSNAINDIDIKKLALFVGGAIVGLLSFSHVLKWLFKTYHNLTLAILTGFILGSLNKVWPWKKVLSWRTNSKGDEVPLLEQSISPFSFEGEPQVIFAIGLMFIGFLTIILLEKIGQKN; translated from the coding sequence ATGCAAAGACGCTTTTTAGATTACCTCATTATTTCTTTAAAAGGATTGGCAATGGGAGCTGCTGACGCTGTTCCTGGGGTTTCAGGAGGCACAATAGCATTTATTTCTGGTATTTATGAAGAATTAATAAACACCATAAGTGGTGTGAATTTCTCGCTAATAACAACACTCAGAAAACAAGGATTTAAAGCTTTTTGGAAACAACTCAATGGTAATTTCATTACAGCATTGCTCATAGGTATTGTTATAAGTTTTGTCTCATTTATGAAACTTGCAAAATATCTAATAGAATATCATCCAATATTAATTTGGTCGTTCTTTTTTGGCCTCATTGTAGCTAGTATTTATTTTGTCGGAAAACAAATTACCAATTGGAATATAGCTACTGTTTTAATGATTCTTATTGGTACAGCCATAGCTTATTATATTACTATTATTCCTGCTTCTGATGTAAATGACAGTCCTTATTTTTTATTTTTTGCTGGAGCATTGGCAATATGCGCTATGATTTTACCTGGAATTTCAGGTTCTTTTATCCTTGTAATTCTGGGGGCTTACAAAACATTAAGTAATGCAATAAATGATATAGATATTAAAAAACTAGCATTGTTTGTTGGTGGTGCTATTGTTGGATTACTAAGCTTTAGTCATGTTTTAAAATGGTTATTCAAAACCTATCATAACCTAACACTTGCTATTTTAACTGGGTTTATTTTAGGTTCATTAAACAAAGTTTGGCCTTGGAAAAAAGTATTAAGCTGGAGAACAAATTCTAAAGGCGATGAAGTACCTCTTTTAGAGCAAAGTATTTCACCGTTTTCTTTTGAAGGAGAACCACAAGTTATATTTGCAATTGGATTAATGTTTATAGGCTTTTTAACAATAATTCTTTTAGAGAAAATAGGTCAAAAAAATTAA
- a CDS encoding DUF368 domain-containing protein: MQNTRTFTDKLFLVIKGLGMGAANKVPGVSGGVVAFVAGFYEEFIYSLQKVNGKAFKLLINGRFKSFYRYINGRFLSLLFLGMIVSYFSVSKILDYLIVHYELYVWSVFFGMIIGSIYYISKDFDAWCNKTIISVCIGIIVGLSISFLDPATENDNLWFVFFCGMISITGMTLPGFSGSFILILLGNYVLLLVDSVNALYDTIFDVFTGDFSFASNPERIRMLKVLGVFTLGSVAGLVTFSHIINYVLKHYRNITLSLLMGFIIGSLGVVWPWKETIYKSAENGSLILDSRGEKIIENYSRFMPEMQSETYIAIAYILLGILIVLALEWYGKKTRKING, from the coding sequence ATGCAAAACACAAGAACATTTACAGATAAATTGTTCTTAGTCATTAAAGGACTAGGTATGGGCGCTGCAAATAAAGTTCCAGGAGTGTCTGGAGGTGTGGTTGCTTTTGTTGCTGGTTTTTATGAAGAGTTTATTTATTCACTACAAAAAGTAAATGGAAAAGCTTTTAAGTTATTAATTAATGGTCGTTTTAAAAGTTTTTATCGATATATAAATGGTCGTTTTCTAAGCCTATTATTTTTAGGAATGATCGTAAGTTACTTTAGTGTTTCTAAAATACTAGATTATTTAATTGTTCATTACGAGCTGTATGTATGGAGTGTGTTTTTTGGAATGATCATAGGCTCCATCTATTATATAAGCAAAGATTTTGACGCTTGGTGCAACAAAACAATTATTTCGGTTTGCATTGGAATAATTGTTGGCTTAAGTATTAGTTTTTTAGATCCTGCCACCGAAAATGACAACCTATGGTTTGTGTTTTTCTGTGGAATGATTAGCATAACTGGAATGACTCTTCCAGGGTTTTCAGGCTCATTTATATTAATTCTTTTAGGTAATTATGTTTTGTTATTAGTAGATTCGGTAAATGCGCTCTATGATACTATATTTGATGTGTTTACTGGCGATTTTTCGTTTGCAAGTAATCCCGAACGTATTAGAATGTTAAAAGTTTTAGGGGTGTTTACTTTAGGTTCAGTTGCTGGATTAGTGACTTTTTCACATATAATTAATTATGTACTTAAGCATTATAGAAACATTACACTTTCTTTGTTAATGGGATTTATTATTGGCTCTTTAGGCGTAGTGTGGCCATGGAAAGAAACCATCTATAAGTCTGCAGAGAATGGGTCGCTAATCCTAGATTCTAGAGGAGAGAAAATTATTGAAAATTACAGTCGCTTTATGCCAGAAATGCAAAGCGAAACATATATTGCAATAGCGTACATCTTACTTGGAATATTAATCGTTCTAGCTTTAGAATGGTATGGTAAAAAAACAAGAAAAATAAATGGCTAA
- a CDS encoding DUF349 domain-containing protein, translated as MSEKDNLPEADGIKEEIVPQIDNASVNADSKSVEESSTDTPVIDEVKKDSEVAEESSKEEINAEVETTEEPSTSNDSSEKTDEVLEEIDASNAEDAEDESNSKRHDIEEKDYHTMSLNELVDELEHLVRNEKIQTIKSHFDTIKNEFSTKFSALLEEKKEEFIAGGGNSIDFHFKSPEKTRFNDIYREYRDKRQDYYKNLEKNLKANLEQRLEIIEEIKGLINVEENINTTYKHFKELQESWRNAGPIPRDKYNNVWNNYHHHVEIFYDFLHLNRDLRDLDFKHNLEQKQKIIARAEELAQDNDSNRAFRELQVLHKIWKEELGPVDKEFREDIWQRFSAATKTIHEKRQVFFEEMDKAYEKNLEVKHEIISKINTIAEDEANNHSAWQKKIKAIELLREEFFKAGKVPIKVNEETWAKFKTTVRNFNRKKNAFYKSLKKDQYENLQKKMELIKIAEDNKDSDDFETTTSLMKKIQSDWKKIGHVPRKDSDKIWKQFKTACNHFFDRFHENKNAANKEEVEALEKKTKLLESISSLKFTDDVDASLAIIQEKIAEWKVIGRVPYNKRSIDGKFNKAIDALYSKLNMNKTDTELLKYDNKLATMANSNDKRSLDNEHNFIRKKIGDIKGEINQLENNLQFFSNVDDDNPLVKDVYKNIDKHKSDLSTWKEKLKRIKQFY; from the coding sequence ATGTCTGAGAAAGATAACCTGCCAGAAGCAGATGGAATTAAAGAAGAAATTGTACCTCAAATTGACAATGCATCTGTAAATGCAGATTCTAAATCTGTTGAAGAATCTTCCACTGATACTCCAGTTATTGATGAAGTAAAAAAAGATTCCGAAGTAGCAGAAGAATCTTCAAAAGAAGAAATAAATGCAGAAGTTGAGACCACAGAAGAACCTTCAACTAGTAATGATTCGTCTGAAAAAACTGATGAAGTATTAGAAGAAATAGATGCTTCAAACGCTGAAGACGCTGAAGACGAGTCTAATAGTAAACGTCATGATATTGAAGAAAAAGATTATCATACCATGTCGCTTAATGAATTAGTTGATGAGTTAGAACATCTTGTAAGGAATGAAAAGATTCAGACTATTAAATCTCATTTTGATACTATAAAAAATGAGTTTAGCACTAAGTTTAGTGCATTATTAGAAGAGAAAAAAGAAGAATTTATAGCTGGTGGAGGCAACTCCATTGATTTTCATTTTAAAAGTCCAGAAAAAACTCGTTTCAATGATATTTATAGAGAATATCGTGATAAGCGACAAGATTATTATAAAAACTTAGAAAAGAATTTAAAAGCCAATCTTGAACAACGACTAGAGATTATTGAAGAAATTAAAGGACTAATCAATGTTGAAGAGAATATAAACACAACATACAAGCATTTTAAAGAACTTCAAGAAAGTTGGAGAAATGCTGGACCTATTCCAAGAGACAAATACAATAATGTGTGGAATAACTACCACCATCACGTAGAAATTTTTTATGATTTCTTACATCTAAATCGCGATTTAAGAGATTTAGATTTTAAGCACAACCTAGAACAAAAACAAAAAATAATTGCTCGTGCAGAAGAATTGGCTCAAGATAATGATAGTAATAGGGCTTTTAGAGAATTACAAGTACTACATAAAATTTGGAAAGAAGAGTTAGGCCCTGTAGATAAAGAGTTTAGAGAAGATATTTGGCAACGCTTTAGTGCAGCAACAAAAACCATTCATGAAAAACGACAAGTGTTTTTTGAAGAAATGGACAAAGCCTATGAGAAAAACTTAGAGGTAAAGCATGAAATAATTTCTAAAATAAATACCATAGCTGAAGATGAAGCCAATAACCATAGTGCATGGCAAAAGAAGATAAAAGCAATTGAGCTTTTACGTGAGGAATTTTTTAAAGCTGGTAAAGTTCCAATTAAAGTAAATGAAGAAACTTGGGCAAAGTTTAAAACTACTGTTAGAAATTTTAATCGTAAAAAAAATGCCTTCTATAAAAGTTTAAAGAAGGACCAATATGAGAATCTTCAGAAAAAAATGGAACTTATTAAAATTGCTGAAGACAATAAAGACAGTGATGATTTTGAAACCACCACTTCCTTAATGAAAAAAATTCAAAGTGATTGGAAAAAAATTGGTCATGTCCCTAGAAAAGATAGCGATAAAATCTGGAAACAATTTAAAACAGCTTGCAACCATTTTTTTGATAGATTTCACGAAAATAAAAACGCAGCCAATAAAGAAGAAGTTGAGGCATTAGAAAAGAAAACAAAACTTTTAGAAAGTATAAGTTCTTTAAAGTTTACAGATGATGTTGACGCAAGTTTAGCCATCATACAAGAAAAAATTGCTGAATGGAAAGTCATTGGTCGTGTACCATATAACAAGCGTTCTATTGATGGGAAATTCAATAAAGCGATTGATGCTTTATATAGTAAACTTAATATGAACAAAACGGATACTGAATTATTAAAATATGATAACAAATTAGCTACCATGGCTAATTCTAATGATAAGCGCTCTCTAGATAATGAACATAATTTTATTAGAAAGAAAATTGGAGACATTAAAGGAGAAATTAATCAGTTAGAAAATAACTTACAATTTTTCTCTAATGTTGATGATGACAACCCTTTAGTGAAAGATGTCTATAAAAATATAGACAAGCACAAAAGCGACTTAAGTACTTGGAAAGAAAAACTTAAAAGAATTAAGCAATTCTACTAA
- the mazG gene encoding nucleoside triphosphate pyrophosphohydrolase codes for MNSRKDQLKAFDRLLTIMDELREQCPWDKKQTMQTLRHLTIEETYELGDAILDNNLQEIKGELGDLLLHIVFYAKIGSETKDFDIADVTNAICEKLINRHPHIYGDVKVTNEEEVKQNWENLKLKEGKTSVLQGVPKSLPALVKANRIQDKVAGVGFDWEEPNQVWEKVEEELEEFKAEVANGNQDTIESEFGDVLFSMINYARFLKINPENALEKTNKKFAKRFQYLEKKSKELNKPLKDMTLAEMDVFWEEAKTL; via the coding sequence ATGAATTCCCGAAAAGATCAACTAAAAGCTTTTGATAGATTGTTAACCATTATGGACGAATTGCGTGAGCAATGTCCTTGGGATAAAAAGCAAACCATGCAAACCTTACGTCACTTAACTATTGAAGAGACTTACGAGTTAGGCGATGCAATTTTAGATAACAACTTACAAGAAATAAAAGGCGAATTAGGGGATTTATTGTTACACATTGTGTTTTATGCAAAAATAGGTAGCGAAACCAAGGATTTCGATATTGCTGATGTGACTAATGCTATTTGTGAAAAGTTGATTAATAGACATCCACATATTTACGGCGATGTGAAAGTGACAAATGAAGAAGAAGTCAAACAAAATTGGGAAAATCTAAAACTGAAAGAAGGAAAAACAAGTGTGTTGCAAGGTGTGCCGAAAAGTTTGCCAGCTCTTGTAAAGGCTAATCGCATACAAGATAAAGTAGCTGGTGTTGGATTTGATTGGGAAGAACCAAACCAAGTTTGGGAAAAAGTAGAGGAGGAGCTAGAAGAGTTCAAAGCGGAGGTTGCCAATGGTAATCAAGATACGATTGAAAGTGAGTTTGGCGATGTGCTTTTCTCTATGATTAATTATGCACGTTTCTTAAAAATAAACCCTGAAAATGCTTTAGAAAAAACAAATAAGAAATTTGCGAAACGATTTCAGTATCTTGAAAAGAAATCAAAAGAATTAAACAAACCATTAAAAGACATGACTTTGGCAGAAATGGATGTATTTTGGGAAGAAGCTAAAACCCTATAA
- a CDS encoding shikimate dehydrogenase, which yields MAKFGLIGKGIDYSFSRSYFSEKFKNEGLHHTYVNFDIDTIELFPEIISSTKKLRGLNVTIPYKEAVIPYLTKLHKTAKKIGAVNTIKITKKGKFIGYNTDYYGFKKSIEPYLKSHHKKALILGTGGASKAIAYALNKLDIKYKYVSRKATENKSITYDSLTEADIKTHQIIINCTPLGTYPKTNECVDIPYDAIDNTHLVFDLIYNPEETKFLTIAKIKGATISNGSKMLELQAEKAWKIWQKR from the coding sequence ATGGCTAAATTTGGACTTATAGGAAAGGGTATTGACTACTCCTTTTCAAGATCGTATTTCAGTGAAAAATTTAAAAATGAAGGTTTACACCACACTTATGTAAACTTTGATATTGATACTATTGAGTTATTTCCAGAAATTATAAGTTCAACAAAAAAACTTAGAGGCCTAAACGTTACAATTCCATACAAAGAAGCTGTAATTCCTTATCTCACCAAACTACATAAAACCGCTAAAAAGATTGGTGCTGTAAACACTATTAAAATAACAAAAAAAGGGAAGTTTATAGGCTACAACACCGATTATTATGGTTTTAAAAAATCAATAGAACCTTATTTAAAATCGCATCATAAAAAAGCACTTATTTTAGGAACTGGTGGTGCTTCGAAAGCTATTGCTTATGCTTTAAATAAGTTAGACATTAAGTATAAATATGTTTCAAGAAAAGCAACAGAAAATAAGTCAATTACTTACGATTCTCTAACTGAGGCAGACATAAAAACACATCAAATTATTATTAATTGTACGCCTCTTGGCACCTATCCAAAAACCAATGAGTGTGTAGATATTCCTTATGATGCTATTGATAACACACATTTAGTTTTCGACCTAATTTATAACCCAGAAGAAACAAAGTTTTTAACTATTGCAAAAATAAAAGGAGCCACAATAAGTAATGGCTCTAAAATGTTAGAACTCCAAGCAGAAAAGGCTTGGAAGATTTGGCAAAAACGCTAA